In Aedes albopictus strain Foshan chromosome 3, AalbF5, whole genome shotgun sequence, the following are encoded in one genomic region:
- the LOC109407558 gene encoding uncharacterized protein LOC109407558 isoform X3, with amino-acid sequence MSATSSISSVQSSSNSGNSGNNTNSSNNSRNVISSGSNIVILDNQILDSNDVVAAAGLQQLSGGGAGGLKLTRDCAVQYSNVISSYTASSNQHGNATAIVGSNSGSQMNTVNIIPGDASQTNSRVQVLSNVQLVSSKGASQPSTFSYVDASGKNFNVLTSSGKISTNKLIGVPITKVKTFNHIGQQPQQHQLLSQQTPFVSSQLPQQQPQQLQTPQIGNVQKVTVPRNIQLVTRIPNSTISVSNGRMSQITPSSPQQQQSTPPQFTIQQYADSSASIPPSLEIRSSVSGPIINSTNTTGIVGKTASTKGKNAASLKMMQNSQITQSSTSNPTKPIGKSMSVNLKSVRNNSKSSATSGVNSQYYIKNSSNGTLQQQQSGTTTSIYTTSPAQAVYHNPTPVPPQQSVQIPVSTTTTTGKGRGVYKTSKNQLIQIQQQQQQQQQQHQPPPHQSPQRSITPSSPISGGAIPQNITYGGNFGSSTMVQGATSSSGVTFESSGSPSTVTMAGTGHHEHPIPSVTVTGYSSSTGKNKKYGSTIQNESNSPGFVLSPVKMKGSGRGRNNSISNYQPTEATAPYQQRYSTSPSRPLQQQQFQSGSPLGSSGQHPATSTREDQIFLNGQQMTDESSARILQSLSQRSTEPGRYGGYKQQQQFTFYGSDNVPQQPPPPPMSSMPAPASVSSNANTTTGVSYDPSNPRFFEDKSDGRRTSISEVITYADNIPLLEGYPAKYDDYNHPDDNIIEEVRPAPVDVSNGRFHILQAVLQDHTYFAPSPELKLPDPQPPPMPTPPQQTQQSHTVSAAPVQHHPPPLHHHHHLQQHQQQHSSSQQQHHYMQQSQSPQPPFQQQQQSLYKHHSSLSTPVSSTGSTTVMTPTSVPVNASIPPVGVPAPLTQMSLNTLATITGSSSSPISASTVTTTTPTTVGYPPQPPSIMPGSALDYIYQRQVIPPQDDDANSVISTGSRNYNNLDIDLGEETETAPEGEGEDDSVTRCICDLTHDDGYMICCDKCSAWQHVDCMGIDRANIPDEYNCEMCQPRPVDRIRARTLQLEKRKEQSLLLANNNLQMPVGDAAVTSTNLVGVVGTGSVTPVGTSAKGANQYTTGKAVAGTKKAKSTSGSSKKKSGENAAAKKAAKKALDALNRINGKRKELKKPSKKKIKTTEQNAEKMSNMIRTWIDNYERAITNHYSPELRARLTAFGKMQSQNPLLNSERLIPAGCVTNLAQKCTTVPHAGGKILISIEEIPPKTPIIEIRGKYMLSSQHKQLQSLFNMAANGKLSNNKNAGPFLFLYQVTQGGMELCVDTRTYGNDARFVRRSCRPNAEILHNVEKGVVHLYVVSTANIKANTEITIKHDEQLIQRVGGVIILTHTTVTKLCACGLIKDCQYSAQLSDGLLPAANPVGVNPAIMPSGQGGVSSSTTPVPKASKSKKNNGALGVDGEKKAPKKRNSRSTSSNAEARLRSISSSGDSTSELMMYAQQQPPLSPLQPAQQFQPTPSQLVHQQLQQTAMHFMQQQQQGQPGLMQPSQPVYMYSPSPTHQSQPPALAPTSLPPQPPVIHPQTSPHPPPMSPVMNIGHRTGFYAEIKSPMNSPPPLNLTGPPPLVIPSMPSPVKASSQHPPPLQPMSDVAPPPPPVAPMNVPALTIPNHSHPLPDHLIQQQHQIMEDIIKIKIKSPKASPMKHEYSPIPSSTITPAATTSMLSPPPPPPIPVAQRPRCAETLKQELFQSHYQPPVRPQSPAPPVISSPVKVEYPPPPIEVKQEPQLHVYEPPHRPLVIDEKPPIPLEEIKTEPEVKPEPVPEPEIKLEEPKPLPVKIEAEPPIEVSESAVKEEPAIAVSPAHDMDSKDGLDTASLCDSVGSSPVKSTQPLHHTSGSNPGNSAHSSPHSTSSQHHGGSSSKKKNNPFKETEKEKKEKPPSRKLTREERKMEAIVKAFEKMEQSQQRKQELKEQRKEGKRRSVSSSTPDESAPSGGSSSTKKKSLSSQKRKKKKSKSLSQHFGSPNQSRKKKVSKSSKKSKNGRVLALDPETPSRPYESKAAELLLTFSQQPGEPAQPTQSTFFGDDVKPLADVASSNDNNNVETVPSASSSNLPLLSSACMLIEAAVGPLEQVSSGSTVEQDFKFPQKAKTKKSMSREWLSGQAVDAYRRNTPDQDSGYMSEEKSHEYRRVPFEESSLTTPLGVDVSEPNICIVAKKVEEFIAQNSPQAEPEVTTAYKWDDKVSIGSTAVNNSQEQTHTPTSGGNVSESAAAKKRWLRQAISEETDELLTQASSSPPPPNGFTTPLKKRRVIRQSDEVIQTQSQQQQQPALISAQKIDFVDSLAPQHQPQQQQQPIVINSQQKFQEGGLQWPNSGPPPLSYPFGIAEDKQAMDLSRTAVPPVRRIQPYKIVPIAQALTPLHFADPGPLPTPSAVPVPIPQVVQAHHHLIPMEAQETVRTTSLPPPPLAAQQHQAISKYEKLPSPPPSAVAAMVPASLLPPEVTFVVPPAEQPQQQPQARIDVSYPSSAPVPGITRSKGSQKYIGSPAKFQPPSPSESLSSSVAETPEKNSVASSNSSGSLGSSDVDDEAHDEQTAKPEMEVSASTEEVECSQVEMAVAAEQESVTATESSTTITSSGSSEPSLQQDSSFVQEEQVIMSEIVHEEHEVDQMDQSDTVMNTTEESSVSQVEEEQTTQHSPERMEVDNEDRSVKPVVNVQTMNGRDKSVPAAPAEDSDKSELEDLQKVIASFHSENIMNLISRNKKSKKVVSRENSSDEKPRLPKKTGKSRSSASSKEGSVTPPAPPSPPPEEPPVSDFVVEPAVADATLEAPIVSEPEPVPAPVPPPVEEPPSFSTLGRSYSHPSWYSTTDSFRETPEVRSYSTLRPDIPQINYNSPSTYQSKAARELLSSLSAGSEPLSSFTSYRTSTSSFLDYPKSSLGGSTATTNNTTSSSTFQYKSSSEISSLLDKGFSSTRPSSFSTLGPDRSTERVGSSFLLSSTKVTDNLSTLGSAGSPYPKIFTKTAGSDPRLNPALTAPEPPASVTPKRKLSINEYRQRKMQSTTTPSSSSSSAATSTSTTTPELGGSNSSSSDSGGSNQITSSLGSNDVSSSICKELELELGEENPMGEDEEAAKVSSNEMSSSKSGASKAEPNSTEGTV; translated from the exons ATGTCCGCTACGTCGTCTATTAGTTCGGTACAATCGTCCAGCAATAGCGGCAACAGCGGTAACAATACCAACAGTAGTAACAACTCCCGCAATGTCATTTCGTCTGGCTCGAACATTGTCATCCTGGATAACCAGATCCTCGATAGTAACGATGTCGTGGCGGCAGCAGGTCTCCAGCAACTGTCCGGTGGCGGAGCTGGAGGTCTGAAATTGACGAGGGACTGTGCCGTGCAGTATTCGAACGTAATCAGCAGCTACACAGCGAGTAGCAATCAGCACGGCAATGCAACGGCCATCGTGGGAAGCAACAGCGGTTCCCAAATGAATACGGTGAACATTATCCCGGGGGACGCCTCTCAGACGAACTCGCGAGTGCAAGTGTTGAGCAATGTGCAGCTAGTGTCGTCGAAGGGCGCCTCCCAGCCGTCTACGTTCAGCTACGTAGACGCCAGTGGTAAGAACTTTAACGTCCTTACATCGAGTGGCAAGATCAGCACAAACAAGCTGATAGGAGTACCAATAACGAAAGTGAAAACATTCAATCACATCGGACAGCAACCGCAGCAACACCAGCTGTTGTCGCAACAAACACCGTTTGTGTCATCTCAGCTGCCGCAACAACAACCGCAGCAGTTGCAAACGCCGCAAATCGGTAATGTACAGAAGGTTACTGTCCCCAGGAACATCCAGCTGGTGACGCGAATACCGAATTCTACCATTTCGGTGAGCAATGGACGAATGTCACAGATTACTCCTTCGTCACCCCAGCAACAGCAATCGACTCCGCCTCAGTTCACCATACAGCAATATGCGGATTCCAGCGCAAGTATTCCTCCCAGTCTGGAAATTCGCTCATCGGTGTCAGGTCCGATCATCAATTCCACCAACACTACTGGCATTGTGGGTAAAACTGCATCCACCAAAGGCAAAAACGCAGCGTCACTGAAAATGATGCAAAACTCCCAAATAACGCAATCCAGTACAAGCAATCCGACGAAACCGATTGGAAAAAGCATGAGTGTGAATCTGAAGAGCGTTCGGAACAATTCCAAATCCAGTGCAACATCAGGAGTCAATTCGCAATATTACATCAAGAATTCGTCTAATGGAACTCTACAACAGCAGCAATCGGGAACCACCACGTCAATTTACACGACATCTCCCGCTCAAGCTGTTTACCATAACCCGACGCCTGTTCCGCCGCAGCAATCAGTCCAGATCCCAGTCAGCACAACCACGACCACCGGAAAAGGCAGAGGTGTGTACAAAACATCCAAAAACCAGTTGATCCAgattcaacagcagcagcaacagcaacaacaacaacatcagccACCACCCCACCAATCTCCCCAGAGATCAATAACACCTTCGAGTCCAATCAGTGGTGGGGCCATCCCACAAAACATCACCTACGGTGGAAACTTCGGATCGAGCACAATGGTTCAAG GTGCTACCTCGTCGTCTGGAGTGACGTTCGAATCATCTGGATCACCTTCAACCGTGACAATGGCGGGAACCGGCCACCACGAACATCCTATTCCGTCGGTCACTGTTACTGGCTATAGCAGTTCCACCGGCAAGAACAAAAAGTACGGTTCTACAATTCAAAACGAGAGCAACAGTCCCGGGTTCGTGTTGTCCCCGGTTAAGATGAAGGGCTCTGGTCGCGGGCGAAACAACAGCATCTCCAACTATCAACCGACGGAGGCAACAGCTCCATACCAACAACGGTATTCGACGTCCCCCTCTAGACCGCTTCAACAACAACAGTTTCAATCAGGATCACCGCTCGGAAGTTCTGGTCAGCATCCTGCAACCAGTACCCGAGAGGATCAAATTTTCCTGAACGGTCAACAAATGACGGACGAATCATCTGCCCGTATTTTACAAAGTTTGTCACAACGATCAACCGAGCCGGGCAGATACGGCGGCTACAAACAGCAACAGCAGTTCACCTTCTACGGATCGGACAATGTACCCCAACAGCCGCCGCCACCGCCTATGTCCAGCATGCCGGCGCCGGCCAGTGTCAGCAGCAATGCAAACACAACGACAGGGGTCTCATACGATCCAAGTAACCCCCGGTTCTTCGAGGACAAATCCGATGGCAGGAGGACAAG CATATCGGAGGTCATTACCTATGCAGACAACATTCCTCTTTTGGAAGGATATCCTGCCAAATACGATGACTACAACCATCCCGATGACAACATTATCGAAGAAGTGCGACCAGCTCCGGTGGATGTGTCCAATGGAAGGTTCCACATACTGCAGGCGGTTCTTCAGGATCACACATATTTTGCTCCGTCACCGGAGCTAAAACTCCCTGATCCTCAACCACCGCCTATGCCAACGCCTCCGCAGCAAACCCAACAGTCTCATACAGTGTCCGCAGCCCCAGTGCAACATCACCCTCCGCccctccatcatcatcatcaccttcAGCAGCACCAGCAACAACACTCTTCATCTCAGCAACAACACCATTACATGCAGCAATCTCAGTCCCCACAACCGCCgttccagcaacagcagcagtcacTCTACAAGCACCATTCTAGCTTGTCCACGCCAGTTTCATCGACTGGTTCTACCACTGTGATGACACCCACTTCAGTCCCAGTTAATGCGTCGATTCCACCGGTCGGTGTTCCTGCTCCGTTGACCCAGATGAGTTTGAACACGCTGGCCACCATTACCGGTAGTTCCAGCTCACCGATATCGGCATCGACTGTGACCACGACAACTCCGACGACTGTTGGCTATCCGCCACAGCCACCGTCAATTATGCCGGGCAGTGCCCTGGACTACATCTACCAACGGCAAGTGATTCCTCCGCAGGACGATGATGCCAACTCGGTCATCAGTACGGGCTCGCGGAACTACAACAACCTGGATATTGACTTGGGCGAGGAAACCGAAACGGCCCCGGAGGGCGAAGGCGAGGACGATTCCGTCACCCGCTGCATCTGTGATCTGACGCATGACGATGGCTACATGATATGCTGTGATAAGTGCTC CGCATGGCAGCACGTGGATTGTATGGGTATTGATCGGGCCAACATCCCCGATGAGTACAACTGTGAGATGTGCCAGCCACGGCCCGTTGACCGGATCCGTGCCCGAACGTTACAGTTGGAGAAACGAAAAGAACAATCGCTCCTACTGGCGAATAACAACCTCCAGATGCCGGTGGGCGACGCAGCCGTTACGAGTACCAATCTGGTGGGTGTCGTCGGAACTGGTTCGGTAACACCGGTTGGCACCAGTGCAAAAGGTGCCAACCAGTACACCACCGGTAAAGCTGTGGCCGGAACGAAAAAAGCCAAGTCGACTAGTGGCAGTTCCAAGAAGAAATCTGGGGAAAATGCTGCCGCGAAGAAAGCGGCCAAGAAGGCGTTGGATGCTCTGAATCGAATCAATGGCAAGAGGAAGGAGCTGAAAAAGCCATCTAAGAAAAAGATCAAAACAACGGAACAAAACGCAGAAAAGATGTCCAACATGATCCGAACCTGGATCGACAACTACGAGCGTGCCATCACAAATCACTACTCTCCGGAGCTGCGGGCCCGGCTGACGGCATTCGGCAAGATGCAATCGCAAAATCCGCTGTTGAATTCGGAACGTCTCATTCCGGCAGGATGCGTAACAAATCTAGCGCAAAAATGTACCACTGTTCCCCATGCTGGCGGGAAGATTCTGATCAGCATTGAGGAAATACCACCAAAGACTCCTATTATCGAAATACGGGGGAAGTATATGCTCTCTTCTCAGCACAAACAGCTCCAGTCGTTATTCAACATGGCTGCGAATGGAAAGCTGAGCAACAACAAAAATGCTGGTCCGTTTTTGTTCCTATATCAGGTGACCCAAGGAGGGATGGAGCTTTGTGTTGACACCCGAACTTACGGTAACGATGCGCGATTTGTGAGGAGATCCTGCCGACCTAATGCCGAAATTCTGCACAACGTCGAAAAGGGAGTAGTGCATTTGTATGTCGTTTCGACGGCAAACATTAAGGCCAATACGGAAATTACCATCAAGCACGACGAACAGCTGATCCAGAGGGTAGGCGGAGTGATCATCCTGACGCATACTACCGTCACAAAACTGTGCGCATGTGGTCTGATCAAGGACTGTCAATACTCAGCACAGCTGAGCGATGGGTTACTTCCAGCAGCGAATCCCGTTGGCGTCAACCCAGCAATCATGCCGAGTGGCCAAGGAGGTGTAAGTAGTTCAACAACGCCGGTTCCTAAAGCAAGTAAAAGCAAGAAAAACAACGGTGCCCTTGGTGTCGATGGTGAAAAGAAGGCCCCAAAGAAGCGAAACAGCAGATCTACCAGCTCGAACGCCGAAGCTCGGCTACGATCCATTTCGTCCAGCGGAGACAGCACTAGCGAACTGATGATGTATGCCCAGCAGCAGCCTCCTTTGTCGCCACTACAGCCGGCACAACAATTCCAGCCTACTCCGTCGCAACTTGTGCATCAACAGTTACAGCAAACTGCAATGCACTTtatgcaacaacaacaacaaggtcAACCTGGATTGATGCAGCCATCGCAGCCTGTTTACATGTACAGTCCATCGCCTACTCATCAATCTCAACCCCCGGCATTGGCGCCGACTTCATTGCCGCCACAACCACCGGTAATACATCCGCAAACTTCGCCACATCCTCCTCCAATGAGTCCAGTTATGAACATCGGGCATCGAACCGGGTTCTATGCGGAGATTAAGTCACCAATGAACTCGCCGCCACCACTCAACTTAACTGGACCACCACCATTGGTGATTCCCTCTATGCCATCGCCGGTCAAAGCCTCGTCTCAGCATCCTCCTCCGTTGCAACCCATGTCGGACGTTGCTCCTCCACCTCCTCCGGTGGCACCGATGAACGTTCCTGCGTTGACCATCCCTAACCACTCGCATCCGTTGCCAGACCACTTGATTcagcaacagcatcaaatcatGGAAGACATCATAAAGATCAAAATCAAATCGCCCAAGGCAAGTCCTATGAAGCACGAATACTCTCCGATTCCGTCTTCAACGATTACACCGGCGGCAACGACCAGCATGTTATCTCCGCCACCGCCACCTCCAATCCCGGTTGCCCAGCGGCCGCGTTGTGCAGAAACACTGAAGCAGGAACTTTTCCAGTCCCATTATCAACCTCCAGTGCGGCCACAGTCGCCGGCTCCTCCGGTCATTTCCTCACCGGTTAAAGTAGAATACCCGCCGCCCCCAATTGAAGTGAAACAGGAGCCTCAACTGCACGTCTACGAACCGCCGCATCGTCCTCTCGTGATTGACGAGAAGCCACCGATACCGCTGGAGGAGATCAAAACGGAACCAGAAGTCAAACCGGAACCTGTGCCAGAGCCGGAAATAAAGTTAGAGGAGCCAAAACCACTTCCCGTTAAGATCGAAGCTGAGCCACCTATTGAAGTCTCTGAATCTGCGGTAAAGGAAGAACCAGCAATCGCTGTATCTCCCGCACACGACATGGACAGCAAAGACGGACTTGACACGGCGAGTCTCTGTGACAGTGTCGGAAGTTCTCCGGTAAAATCCACCCAGCCGCTGCATCACACGTCCGGTTCCAATCCTGGCAACAGTGCCCACAGCTCTCCACATTCGACCTCCTCGCAGCACCACGGTGGAAGCAGCAGCAAAAAGAAGAACAATCCCTTCAAGGAGACCGAGaaggaaaagaaggaaaaacctccGTCGAGGAAGCTGACACGCGAGGAACGCAAAATGGAGGCCATCGTCAAGGCGTTCGAAAAGATGGAACAATCCCAGCAGCGAAAGCAAGAACTCAAGGAACAGCGCAAGGAAGGGAAGCGGCGAAGCGTTTCGTCGTCCACTCCGGACGAGAGCGCCCCATCCGGTGGGAGTAGTTCGACCAAGAAGAAGAGTCTCAGCTCGCAAAagcgaaagaagaagaagagcaaaTCGTTGAGTCAGCACTTCGGATCGCCCAATCAAAGCCGCAAGAAGAAAGTGTCCAAATCTTCGAAGAAAAGCAAAAACGGAAGGGTGCTAGCTTTGGATCCGGAAACTCCCAGTCGGCCGTACGAGAGTAAGGCCGCTGAACTGTTACTCACCTTTTCGCAACAACCCGGAGAACCAGCGCAACCAACGCAGAGCACTTTCTTCGGAGACGATGTAAAACCGCTGGCCGACGTTGCGTCTTCGAACGACAACAATAACGTCGAAACGGTACCATCGGCTTCGTCGTCCAACTTGCCGTTGCTCAGTTCCGCGTGTATGCTGATTGAAGCTGCCGTAGGCCCGCTGGAACAGGTTTCTAGCGGTTCGACAGTTGAGCAAGACTTCAAGTTTCCGCAGAAGGCCAAAACGAAGAAAAGCATGAGTCGCGAGTGGCTGAGTGGTCAGGCAGTGGACGCCTACCGGAGGAATACCCCGGACCAGGATTCCGGATACATGAGCGAGGAAAAATCCCATGAATACCGGAGGGTACCGTTCGAGGAGAGCAGCCTAACGACTCCTCTTGGTGTAGATGTAAGCGAGCCCAATATCTGTATCGTGGCGAAAAAGGTGGAAGAATTCATTGCCCAGAACTCGCCTCAAGCCGAACCTGAAGTAACCACCGCTTACAAATGGGACGATAAGGTCAGCATCGGTTCCACTGCGGTGAACAACTCCCAGGAACAAACTCACACTCCCACCAGCGGGGGAAACGTATCGGAAAGCGCCGCAGCCAAAAAACGTTGGCTAAGACAAGCCATTTCCGAAGAGACGGACGAATTGTTGACTCAAGCATCGTCATCACCACCTCCTCCGAATGGATTTACAACACCGCTCAAGAAGCGCCGTGTCATACGGCAATCGGACGAAGTGATCCAAACTCAAtctcaacaacagcagcaacctgCATTGATCTCCGCCCAAAAGATTGATTTTGTGGATAGCCTGGCACCTCAGCATCAaccgcaacagcagcagcagccaattGTGATAAATTCCCAGCAAAAGTTCCAGGAAGGTGGCCTACAATGGCCCAATTCTGGACCGCCTCCGTTGTCGTATCCCTTCGGCATAGCGGAAGATAAGCAAGCTATGGATCTCTCTAGAACGGCAGTTCCTCCGGTGCGTAGAATACAACCGTACAAAATTGTCCCCATTGCGCAAGCGCTTACCCCACTGCATTTTGCGGATCCTGGACCCCTGCCAACGCCATCAGCAGTTCCAGTGCCAATCCCACAGGTGGTGCAAGCTCATCACCATCTAATACCAATGGAAGCGCAGGAAACTGTGAGGACAACATccctaccaccaccaccacttgCAGCGCAACAACATCAAGCAATCAGCAAGTATGAAAAACTCCCCTCCCCACCACCATCGGCAGTGGCCGCAATGGTACCGGCTTCGCTTCTTCCCCCGGAAGTAACTTTTGTCGTCCCTCCGGCAGAGCAGCCACAGCAACAACCGCAAGCCAGAATCGACGTAAGCTATCCAAGCTCGGCCCCGGTTCCCGGAATCACGCGCAGTAAAGGAAGCCAAAAGTACATCGGAAGCCCGGCCAAGTTCCAACCTCCGTCGCCGTCGGAGTCGCTCAGTTCAAGCGTAGCGGAAACACCCGAAAAGAACTCGGTGGCTAGCAGTAACAGTAGTGGCAGTTTGGGAAGCTCCGACGTCGATGATGAGGCACATGACGAGCAAACAGCTAAACCGGAAATGGAAGTATCTGCTTCCACAGAGGAGGTGGAGTGTTCTCAGGTTGAGATGGCAGTGGCGGCCGAGCAGGAAAGTGTGACAGCGACCGAAAGTTCTACAACTATAACCAGCAGTGGAAGCAGCGAACCGTCGTTACAGCAAGATTCCTCTTTTGTACAGGAAGAACAAGTGATAATGAGTGAAATTGTCCACGAAGAACACGAAGTCGACCAGATGGACCAAAGTGACACAGTGATGAACACGACAGAAGAATCGAGTGTTTCGCAAGTGGAAGAAGAACAAACGACGCAGCATTCGCCAGAGCGAATGGAAGTTGACAATGAAGATCGTAGTGTGAAACCAGTAGTGAACGTTCAGACCATGAATGGACGCGATAAAAGTGTGCCGGCTGCGCCAGCAGAAGACAGTGACAAGAGTGAACTGGAAGACTTGCAGAAGGTGATTGCTTCCTTCCACTCGGAAAATATCATGAATCTCATTTCAAGGAACAAGAAGTCGAAGAAAGTCGTCTCCCGCGAGAACAGCTCGGATGAGAAACCCCGATTGCCAAAGAAAACTGGCAAGAGCAGATCCAGCGCGTCCAGCAAGGAGGGAAGTGTCACTCCACCTGCCCCTCCATCACCTCCGCCGGAGGAACCACCAGTTTCGGATTTTGTCGTCGAACCAGCTGTAGCTGACGCCACGTTGGAAGCACCAATTGTCAGCGAACCTGAACCAGTACCTGCACCAGTCCCACCACCAGTAGAAGAACCGCCGTCGTTTTCTACGCTGGGTCGATCCTACTCGCACCCTTCGTGGTATAGTACAACAGACAGTTTTCGGGAGACCCCGGAAGTGCGAAGTTATTCGACGCTGCGTCCGGATATCCCGCAGATAAACTACAACTCTCCCAGTACCTATCAATCGAAAGCTGCTCGTGAACTTTTGTCATCGCTATCGGCCGGATCCGAACCGCTCTCCAGCTTCACAAGTTACCGGACCAGCACATCATCCTTCTTGGATTATCCAAAGTCCTCGCTGGGTGGAAGTACAGCGACTACCAATAACACCACTAGTAGCAGCACTTTCCAGTACAAATCATCCAGTGAAATCAGTTCACTGTTAGACAAAGGCTTCTCCAGTACGCGACCGTCCAGTTTCTCGACGCTAGGACCAGATCGGAGCACGGAACGAGTCGGAAGTTCCTTCTTGCTATCGTCGACCAAAGTGACCGATAATCTGTCCACGCTCGGGTCAGCCGGAAGTCCTTATCCGAAGATCTTTACCAAAACTGCCGGTTCGGATCCTAGGCTGAACCCGGCATTAACCGCTCCAGAGCCGCCAGCGTCGGTGACACCGAAACGGAAGCTGTCCATCAACGAATACCGTCAGCGGAAGATGCAATCGACGACGAcgccgtcgtcttcgtcgtcttcAGCGGCCACGAGCACTTCGACAACCACTCCGGAGCTGGGTGGCAGTAATAGCAGTAGCAGTGATTCTGGTGGAAGTAACCAGATAACCAGTAGCCTCGGTAGCAACGATGTGAGTAGTTCGATCTGCAAGGAACTGGAGCTGGAGCTTGGGGAGGAGAATCCGATGGGTGAGGATGAAGAAGCAGCGAAGGTTTCCTCGAATGAAATGTCCAGCTCGAAGTCGGGGGCGTCTAAGGCAGAGCCCAATTCAACCGAGGGAACAG TTTGA